A region from the Drosophila bipectinata strain 14024-0381.07 chromosome 3R, DbipHiC1v2, whole genome shotgun sequence genome encodes:
- the Lgr3 gene encoding relaxin receptor 2 isoform X1, with translation MVYGRSIAVGVCLMTIVLFLAALIFYLSLGPCPTGSYSCDNGTLCVPQRQICDSRPDCADKSDEHPVECGLLYGSKEMADKIVRNAIEKKQQQQLNQRLNLSGSNASNLDLSPRVVQTNQSQILSQTCDIATYPRLCKCGQGTILYCGRFAKLRRFPKISPEVTNLIIIRNNITLRDNLFANITRLQKLTLKYNNISHVPLGSFSGLEHLERLDVSHNNISHLPHGVFHGLYNLQWLFLVNNHLRQFPMEQLRFIRRLEWLVLSRNRLTLRNVQLPKISSLYEVYLDFNRIEYIGEETFSQLDNLHLLDLQHNIITHIHGLAFENLTNLRDIRLVGNPIKELSGETFLHNSRLEALSLAQMPLQVHSNLLEPLNISFLNLTGIRYDNIDFKAINSMRNLTYIVFDRFFYCSMTPRVKLCRPSTDGVSSFQDLLSKPVLRYSTWVMATLTIAGNVLVLWGRFIYRDENMAVTMVIRNLALADMLMGFYLVTIGVQDYRYRNKYYTVVLDWITSWQCTVIGTLAVSSSEVSMLILAFMSLERFLLIADPFRGHRSIGSRVMWLALLCIWLTGVGLAVVPVLLWRSSSLPYYGSYSGTCFPLHIHEPFPLGWLYSAFVFLGVNLMLLVMIAMLYTALLISIWRTRSATPLTLLDCEFAVRFFFIVLTDVLCWVPIIVMKIWVFFNYNISDDIYAWLVVFVIPLNSAVNPILYTFTTPKYRNQVFLRGWKKITSRKRAEAGNGNVATTTTGTATGSSHPDDSTALAKAMPMTLTLAN, from the exons ATGGTCTACGGAAGGAGCATCGCCGTGGGCGTCTGCCTGATGACCATTGTCCTCTTCCTGGCCGCTCTCATATTTTATTTGAGTCTTG GACCCTGTCCTACTGGCAGTTACTCCTGTGACAATGGAACCCTGTGTGTTCCTCAGCGACAGATATGCGACAGCAGGCCGGACTGCGCCGACAAGAGCGACGAGCACCCGGTGGAGTGTGGACTGCTCTACGGGAGCAAGGAGATGGCCGACAAGATTGTGCGTAATGCCATCGAGaagaagcaacagcagcagcttaATCAGCGCCTCAACCTGTCTGGCTCCAATGCGAGCAACCTGGATTTATCACCGCGTGTGGTGCAAACTAATCAGAGCCAAATTCTAAGCCAGACTTGTG aTATCGCCACATATCCACGTCTCTGCAAGTGCGGACAGGGAACCATACTCTACTGCGGTCGTTTTGCCAAGCTACGTCGCTTTCCTAAAATCAGTCCGGAGGTTACTAACTTGATCATCATCCGTAACAACATTACTCTGAGGGATAACCTGTTTGCTAATATCACGCGTCTACAAAAACT GACTCTTAAATACAACAACATATCACACGTGCCGCTGGGCAGTTTCAGCGGCCTCGAACATCTGGAGCGGCTCGATGTGAGCCACAACAATATCAGCCACCTGCCGCACGGTGTGTTCCATGGCCTGTATAACCTCCAGTGGCTGTTCCTAGTAAACAACCATCTACGCCAGTTTCCCATGGAACAGCTGCGGTTCATCCGCCGCCTGGAGTGGCTCGTCCTCAGTCGGAATCGCCTCACATTGCGCAACGTGCAGCTGCCGAAAATCTCCTCGCTCTACGAAGT TTATTTGGATTTCAATCGAATTGAATATATTGGCGAGGAAACTTTTTCCCAATTGGATAATTTACATTTGCT AGACCTGCAGCACAATATCATCACCCACATCCATGGACTAGCCTTTGAGAATTTAACGAATCTGCGAGACAT CCGCCTCGTTGGTAATCCCATTAAGGAGTTATCTGGAGAAACATTTCTGCACAATTCCAGATTGGAAGCCCT GTCTCTGGCTCAGATGCCCCTTCAGGTCCACAGCAATCTCCTGGAGCCACTGAACATTTCTTTTCTGAACCTCACAGGCATCCGATATGATAACATCGATTTCAAGGCCATCAACTCGATGCGAAATCTTACGTACATTGTCTTCGATCGGTTCTTCTACTGCTCGATGACCCCGAGGGTGAAGCTGTGCAGACCATCCACCGATGGGGTTAGCTCCTTCCAGGACTTGTTGAGCAAGCCTGTCCTGCGATATTCCACTTGGGTAATGGCCACCCTGACGATAGCTGGCAATGTGCTGGTCCTTTGGGGACGTTTTATATACCGGGATGAGAACATGGCGGTGACGATGGTCATCCGTAATTTGGCACTGGCTGACATGCTAATGGGTTTCTATTTGGTGACCATCGGAGTGCAGGACTATCGTTATAGGAACAAGTACTACAC AGTGGTTCTGGACTGGATTACCTCATGGCAGTGCACGGTTATTGGAACCCTGGCTGTAAGTTCTTCTGAGGTTTCCATGTTGATCCTGGCCTTTATGTCCCTGGAACGCTTCCTGCTGATTGCGGACCCCTTTCGTGGCCATCGCAGCATCGGAAGCCGAGTGATGTGGCTGGCATTGCTCTGCATTTGGCTGACGGGCGTAGGATTAGCGGTCGTACCGGTGCTTCTCTGGCGCTCCAGTAGCCTTCCTTACTACGGATCCTACTCTGGCACCTGCTTTCCATTGCACATCCACGAACCCTTTCCGCTGGGCTGGTTGTACTCGGCATTTGTTTTCCTGGGCGTTAACCTGATGCTCCTGGTGATGATCGCGATGTTATATACGGCTTTGCTCATCTCAATATGGAGGACACGAAGTGCCACTCCACTGACTCTCCTAGACTGCGAGTTTGCGGTGAGGTTCTTCTTTATCGTCCTGACAGACGTACTTTGTTGGGTGCCCATCATCGTGATGAAGATCTGGGTGTTCTTCAACTACAACATCTCCGACGACATCTACGCCTGGCTGGTGGTCTTTGTGATCCCTCTGAACTCGGCGGTCAATCCGATCCTGTATACCTTTACTACTCCCAAGTACCGCAACCAGGTTTTCCTGCGGGGCTGGAAAAAGATCACCTCACGAAAGCGGGCTGAGGCGGGTAATGGAAACGTGGCCACCACGACGACGGGGACCGCTACTGGCTCCTCCCATCCGGACGACTCCACGGCTCTGGCCAAAGCCATGCCAATGACACTGACGCTAGCTAATTGA
- the LOC108128948 gene encoding S-adenosylmethionine mitochondrial carrier protein homolog: MSADLAQETAGGSMQLHVQDSVPKFTFLHALVAGGVAGVVVDIALFPIDTVKTRLQSELGFWRTGGFRGIYKGLAPAAAGSAPTAALFFCAYECGKQLLSSATNTKDSPYVHMAAASTAEVLACLIRVPVEIAKQRSQTLLGHKQQLSAFQILLRAYCTEGLRRGLYRGFGSTIMREIPFSLIQFPLWEYFKLQWTPVTGYESSPLSVALCGAVAGGISAGLTTPLDVVKTRIMLAEKESLNRRRNARSILHGIYKERGFSGLFAGFVPRVLWITLGGAFFFGFYDLTTRLLGATNTDK, from the exons ATGTCGGCAGACTTAGCTCAGGAGACGGCCGGTGGGTCTATGCAGCTTCATGTGCAAGACTCGGTCCCCAAATTTACCTTCCTCCATGCGCTTGTT GCTGGGGGCGTGGCTGGCGTGGTAGTGGACATTGCTCTATTTCCAATAGATACTGTTAAGACGAGACTACAAAGCGAGCTGGGCTTTTGGCGGACGGGAGGATTTCGGGGTATTTATAAAGGACTGGCTCCTGCGGCTGCCGGAAGTGCTCCCACTGCCGCTCTATTCTTCTGCGCATATGAATGTGGCAAGCAGCTTCTCAGTTCGGCTACGAATACCAAAGATTCTCCCTACGTCCACATGGCGGCAGCCTCCACAGCCGAAGTG TTGGCTTGTTTAATCCGGGTTCCCGTGGAGATAGCCAAGCAACGATCCCAAACACTATTGGGCCATAAGCAGCAACTGTCGGCCTTTCAAATCCTGCTGCGAGCCTATTGTACTGAAGGACTGCGTCGTGGCCTCTATCGTGGTTTTGGCTCGACCATAATGAGAGAAATACCCTTTAGCCTTATACAGTTTCCCCTTTGGGAATACTTCAAACTCCAATGGACTCCAGTGACGGGCTACGAGTCCAGTCCACTCTCTGTGGCCCTTTGTGGGGCGGTTGCCGGTGGAATATCAGCGGGACTGACAACACCACTGGATGTGGTCAAAACTCGCATAATGCTGGCCGAGAAAGAAAGTTTGAACCGAAGACGAAATGCTCGAAGCATTCTGCATGGCATTTATAAAGAAAGGGGATTCAGcgg tcTGTTTGCTGGTTTTGTGCCCAGAGTTCTTTGGATCACCCTGGGCGGTGCATTCTTCTTTGGCTTTTACGATTTGACGACGCGACTTCTGGGCGCTACAAATACTGATAAATAA
- the Lgr3 gene encoding relaxin receptor 2 isoform X2 produces the protein MPLQVHSNLLEPLNISFLNLTGIRYDNIDFKAINSMRNLTYIVFDRFFYCSMTPRVKLCRPSTDGVSSFQDLLSKPVLRYSTWVMATLTIAGNVLVLWGRFIYRDENMAVTMVIRNLALADMLMGFYLVTIGVQDYRYRNKYYTVVLDWITSWQCTVIGTLAVSSSEVSMLILAFMSLERFLLIADPFRGHRSIGSRVMWLALLCIWLTGVGLAVVPVLLWRSSSLPYYGSYSGTCFPLHIHEPFPLGWLYSAFVFLGVNLMLLVMIAMLYTALLISIWRTRSATPLTLLDCEFAVRFFFIVLTDVLCWVPIIVMKIWVFFNYNISDDIYAWLVVFVIPLNSAVNPILYTFTTPKYRNQVFLRGWKKITSRKRAEAGNGNVATTTTGTATGSSHPDDSTALAKAMPMTLTLAN, from the exons ATGCCCCTTCAGGTCCACAGCAATCTCCTGGAGCCACTGAACATTTCTTTTCTGAACCTCACAGGCATCCGATATGATAACATCGATTTCAAGGCCATCAACTCGATGCGAAATCTTACGTACATTGTCTTCGATCGGTTCTTCTACTGCTCGATGACCCCGAGGGTGAAGCTGTGCAGACCATCCACCGATGGGGTTAGCTCCTTCCAGGACTTGTTGAGCAAGCCTGTCCTGCGATATTCCACTTGGGTAATGGCCACCCTGACGATAGCTGGCAATGTGCTGGTCCTTTGGGGACGTTTTATATACCGGGATGAGAACATGGCGGTGACGATGGTCATCCGTAATTTGGCACTGGCTGACATGCTAATGGGTTTCTATTTGGTGACCATCGGAGTGCAGGACTATCGTTATAGGAACAAGTACTACAC AGTGGTTCTGGACTGGATTACCTCATGGCAGTGCACGGTTATTGGAACCCTGGCTGTAAGTTCTTCTGAGGTTTCCATGTTGATCCTGGCCTTTATGTCCCTGGAACGCTTCCTGCTGATTGCGGACCCCTTTCGTGGCCATCGCAGCATCGGAAGCCGAGTGATGTGGCTGGCATTGCTCTGCATTTGGCTGACGGGCGTAGGATTAGCGGTCGTACCGGTGCTTCTCTGGCGCTCCAGTAGCCTTCCTTACTACGGATCCTACTCTGGCACCTGCTTTCCATTGCACATCCACGAACCCTTTCCGCTGGGCTGGTTGTACTCGGCATTTGTTTTCCTGGGCGTTAACCTGATGCTCCTGGTGATGATCGCGATGTTATATACGGCTTTGCTCATCTCAATATGGAGGACACGAAGTGCCACTCCACTGACTCTCCTAGACTGCGAGTTTGCGGTGAGGTTCTTCTTTATCGTCCTGACAGACGTACTTTGTTGGGTGCCCATCATCGTGATGAAGATCTGGGTGTTCTTCAACTACAACATCTCCGACGACATCTACGCCTGGCTGGTGGTCTTTGTGATCCCTCTGAACTCGGCGGTCAATCCGATCCTGTATACCTTTACTACTCCCAAGTACCGCAACCAGGTTTTCCTGCGGGGCTGGAAAAAGATCACCTCACGAAAGCGGGCTGAGGCGGGTAATGGAAACGTGGCCACCACGACGACGGGGACCGCTACTGGCTCCTCCCATCCGGACGACTCCACGGCTCTGGCCAAAGCCATGCCAATGACACTGACGCTAGCTAATTGA
- the LOC108128947 gene encoding zinc finger protein OZF, which translates to MELQKQKHGAARTFRILNRVRQSEVVIVPVESASREVLCGSFPVLDLQNNCRLCLEEPNPSLMLDMSVCYDHEAGLSYYDCYEICTKEDLKKRPSHEPRTLCKRCAVELQWAYDFHKKVALANQQLREIFESSNQDSAEQEKEDDELDEEYLVEEEENDSNEEKKEEENEQECQEENDLEFQKPEDLLTHQSLSRKITCKFCQKVFKNRSSMVKHEIIHLTNRPRFRCSQCHRVYLTKQALRVHVEAKHQQSGATCDTCGKVFGIAKALEIHKRYHSKDFPFACDLCDRKYAQRSHLTVHQNVKHSGARFLCEYADCNKTFTSSSSLRYHEVTHTAMPFECVHCQKSFPARTKLRLHLKSDHNRIVQIDELEEMRKFRVPRSKLVLTKINEKK; encoded by the exons ATGGAAttacaaaagcaaaagcatgGCGCAGCTCGTACTTTTAGGATTCTGAACCGCGTCAGGCAATCAGAGGTGGTTATAGTTCCTGTTGAAAGTGCGTCCCGAGAAGTCTTATGCGGAAGCTTTCCAGTCCTGGATCTGCAGAATAACTGTCGCCTGTGCCTCGAGGAACCCAATCCCAGCCTAATGTTGGACATGTCTGTCTGCTACGACCACGAAGCAGGCTTGAGCTACTACGACTGCTACGAAATTTGCACCAAAGAGGATCTCAAAAAAAGGCCCAGCCACGAGCCCAGGACTTTATGCAAACGATGTGCTGTGGAACTTCAGTGGGCCTACGATTTCCATAAAAAAGTGGCTCTAGCTAACCAGCAGTTGAGAGAGATATTCGAGTCATCGAATCAGGACTCTGCAGAGCAAGAAAAGGAAGACGATGAGTTGGATGAGGAGTACTTGGTGGAGGAAGAGGAGAACGATAGCAATGAGGAAAAGAAAGAGGAGGAAAATGAGCAGGAATGTCAGGAAGAAAACGACCTAGAGTTTCAAAAGCCAGAGGACCTATTGACCCACCAAAGTCTTTCCAGAAAAATTACCTGCAAATTCTGCCAGAAGGTTTTCAAAAATCGTTCCAGCATGGTGAAGCACGAGATAATTCACCTTACCAACCGTCCCCGATTCCGGTGCTCCCAATGCCACAGGGTCTATCTCACCAAGCAGGCGCTTAGGGTCCACGTAGAGGCAAAGCACCAGCAGTCGGGAGCCACCTGTGACACATGCGGTAAAGTCTTTGGCATTGCCAAGGCTCTGGAGATACACAAACGATATCACTCAAAGGATTTCCCCTTCGCCTGTGACCTATGCGATCGCAAGTATGCCCAACGCTCCCACCTAACCGTCCACCAAAACGTGAAGCACAGTGGAGCACGATTTCTTTGCGAATACGCCGACTGCAATAAGACATTCACGTCGTCCTCATCGCTGCGGTATCACGAGGTCACGCATACGGCTATGCCATTTGAATGTGTACACTGCCAGAAAAGCTTTCCAGCTCGCACAAA acTACGACTGCACCTAAAAAGCGACCACAACCGGATAGTACAGATCGATGAGCTCGAGGAAATGAGGAAATTTCGTGTACCTCGCTCAAAGTTggttttgacaaaaataaacgaaaagaaatag
- the LOC108128950 gene encoding uncharacterized protein yields MYFKVETTTIDPGADILHPDDAQYIWLPISVLVGIFILAALVYAMSRTRCRCSLSCLKHRAHPRNGYINVDEEDSDVPMACGDELGESLLQGRLHIEDRRNDRINS; encoded by the exons ATGTACTTTAAGGTAGAGACGACTACAATTGATCCTGGCGCGGATATCCTACATCCTGACGATGCCCAGTATATATGGCTGCCGATTTCAGTGCTTGTTGGCATTTTTATTCTGGCAGCTTTG GTCTACGCCATGTCACGTACTCGCTGTCGCTGCTCCTTGTCATGCCTGAAGCACAGGGCTCACCCAAGAAATGGATACATTAATGTAGACGAAGAGGACTCTGATGTGCCAATGGCTTGCGGGGATGAGCTGGGAGAAAGTCTTCTACAAGGACGTCTGCACATAGAGGAT CGGCGAAATGATCgcataaattcataa
- the Idh3g gene encoding isocitrate dehydrogenase [NAD] subunit gamma, mitochondrial isoform X2, giving the protein MALRLTQRLLQTQTPFLTRGYPLLVTKEKTEDVAHTKSALQKKLTGTDIPSAQYGGRHGVTMLPGGGIGPELMTYVREIFRYCGAPIDFEVIDIDPSTEGNDDLEYAITSIKRNGVAIKGNIETKSQSLTEVSRNVAIRNELDLYVNVVHCKSYPGIPARHQNIDIVLIRQNTDGEYAMLEHESVKGVVESMKVVTVENAERVARYAFEYARQNNRKKVTTIHKANIMKLSDGLFLEVANRVHKDYPELEHNNMIIDNTCMQSVSNPHQFDVMNMTNLYGTIVSNVICGLIGGAGLISGRNYGDHYAIFEPGTRNTGTAIAGKNIANPVAMINASIDMLNHLGHKEHAKVIHDATYQTIVDDAIRTPDLGGNHSSTDVVENILKILSAKRVN; this is encoded by the exons ATGGCCCTTCGCTTGACTCAGAGATTGCTGCAGACGCAGACGCCTTTCCTTACTCGC GGCTATCCCTTGCTGGTGACCAAGGAGAAGACCGAGGATGTCGCCCACACCAAATCGGCTCTGCAAAAGAAGCTCACT GGCACTGATATTCCCTCGGCTCAGTATGGAGGTCGGCATGGAGTCACCATGCTTCCAGGAGGTGGCATCGGTCCGGAACTGATGACCTACGTGCGTGAGATTTTCCGTTACTGCGGCGCCCCCATCGACTTCGAGGTAATCGATATCGATCCCTCAACTGAGGGCAACGACGACTTGGAGTACGCCATCACTTCCATTAAAAGGAACGGCGTGGCGATCAAGGGTAACATCGAGACCAAGTCCCAGAGCTTGACTGAAGTCTCCCGTAACGTGGCCATCCGCAATGAGCTTGATCTCTACGTTAACGTTGTGCACTGCAAATCGTATCCTGGTATTCCCGCTCGCCACCAAAACATTGATATTGTTCTGATTCGCCAAAACACCGATGGCGAGTACGCTATGCTGGAGCACGAGTCAGTCAAGGGAGTGGTGGAGAGCATGAAGGTGGTCACCGTGGAGAACGCGGAACGTGTGGCCCGCTATGCCTTTGAATACGCCCGACAGAACAACCGCAAGAAGGTTACCACCATTCACAAGGCGAACATCATGAAGCTGTCCGACGGTCTCTTCCTCGAAGTCGCCAACCGCGTTCATAAGGACTACCCCGAGCTGGAACACAACAACATGATTATCGACAACACCTGCATGCAGTCCGTGTCCAACCCCCATCAATTCGATGTGATGAACATGACCAACCTGTACGGTACCATTGTGTCCAACGTCATCTGTGGTCTGATCGGCGGAGCTGGTCTCATTTCTGGCAGGAACTACGGTGATCAC taCGCCATCTTCGAGCCAGGCACCCGAAACACAGGCACCGCCATCGCTGGAAAGAACATCGCAAACCCCGTTGCCATGATCAACGCCAGTATCGACATGCTGAACCATCTTGGCCACAAGGAGCACGCCAAGGTTATTCATGATGCCACCTACCAGACCATCGTCGACGATGCCATTCGCACACCTG
- the Idh3g gene encoding isocitrate dehydrogenase [NAD] subunit gamma, mitochondrial isoform X1: protein MALRLTQRLLQTQTPFLTRGYPLLVTKEKTEDVAHTKSALQKKLTGTDIPSAQYGGRHGVTMLPGGGIGPELMTYVREIFRYCGAPIDFEVIDIDPSTEGNDDLEYAITSIKRNGVAIKGNIETKSQSLTEVSRNVAIRNELDLYVNVVHCKSYPGIPARHQNIDIVLIRQNTDGEYAMLEHESVKGVVESMKVVTVENAERVARYAFEYARQNNRKKVTTIHKANIMKLSDGLFLEVANRVHKDYPELEHNNMIIDNTCMQSVSNPHQFDVMNMTNLYGTIVSNVICGLIGGAGLISGRNYGDHYAIFEPGTRNTGTAIAGKNIANPVAMINASIDMLNHLGHKEHAKVIHDATYQTIVDDAIRTPDLGGNHSSTDVVENILKILSAKRVNWPHGNYFSQF from the exons ATGGCCCTTCGCTTGACTCAGAGATTGCTGCAGACGCAGACGCCTTTCCTTACTCGC GGCTATCCCTTGCTGGTGACCAAGGAGAAGACCGAGGATGTCGCCCACACCAAATCGGCTCTGCAAAAGAAGCTCACT GGCACTGATATTCCCTCGGCTCAGTATGGAGGTCGGCATGGAGTCACCATGCTTCCAGGAGGTGGCATCGGTCCGGAACTGATGACCTACGTGCGTGAGATTTTCCGTTACTGCGGCGCCCCCATCGACTTCGAGGTAATCGATATCGATCCCTCAACTGAGGGCAACGACGACTTGGAGTACGCCATCACTTCCATTAAAAGGAACGGCGTGGCGATCAAGGGTAACATCGAGACCAAGTCCCAGAGCTTGACTGAAGTCTCCCGTAACGTGGCCATCCGCAATGAGCTTGATCTCTACGTTAACGTTGTGCACTGCAAATCGTATCCTGGTATTCCCGCTCGCCACCAAAACATTGATATTGTTCTGATTCGCCAAAACACCGATGGCGAGTACGCTATGCTGGAGCACGAGTCAGTCAAGGGAGTGGTGGAGAGCATGAAGGTGGTCACCGTGGAGAACGCGGAACGTGTGGCCCGCTATGCCTTTGAATACGCCCGACAGAACAACCGCAAGAAGGTTACCACCATTCACAAGGCGAACATCATGAAGCTGTCCGACGGTCTCTTCCTCGAAGTCGCCAACCGCGTTCATAAGGACTACCCCGAGCTGGAACACAACAACATGATTATCGACAACACCTGCATGCAGTCCGTGTCCAACCCCCATCAATTCGATGTGATGAACATGACCAACCTGTACGGTACCATTGTGTCCAACGTCATCTGTGGTCTGATCGGCGGAGCTGGTCTCATTTCTGGCAGGAACTACGGTGATCAC taCGCCATCTTCGAGCCAGGCACCCGAAACACAGGCACCGCCATCGCTGGAAAGAACATCGCAAACCCCGTTGCCATGATCAACGCCAGTATCGACATGCTGAACCATCTTGGCCACAAGGAGCACGCCAAGGTTATTCATGATGCCACCTACCAGACCATCGTCGACGATGCCATTCGCACACCTG